In the genome of Microcoleus vaginatus PCC 9802, the window AACAAAAATCAACAATAGTCAGTAATCATTAATTCATTTAATTATGTCAAGAATTGAGACTAGAACCGAACCGATGGTGCTCAACATGGGGCCGCACCACCCTTCCATGCACGGGGTACTCCGGTTAATTGTCACCCTGGACGGGGAAGATGTGGTGGACTGCGAGCCAGTTTTGGGCTATCTGCACCGGGGGATGGAAAAAATTGCCGAAAATCGCACCAACGTGATGTACGTGCCCTACGTGAGCCGCTGGGACTATGCCGAGGGGATGTTTAACGAAGCGGTGACAGTCAATGCACCGGAAAAGTTGGCGAATATTGCTGTCCCCAGACGGGCGAGTTACATTCGGGTAATCATGCTGGAGTTGAACCGGATTGCTAACCATTTGTTGTGGTTGGGGCCGTTTTTGGCGGACGTGGGGGCGCAAACTCCTTTTTTCTATACAATGCGCGATCGCGAGATGATTTTAGATTTGTGGGAAGCAGCCACAGGTTATCGCATGGTGAATAATAACTATTTCCGCATCGGCGGAGTTGCCGCAGATTTGCCCTACGGTTGGGTAGATAAGTGCCAAGATTACTGCGATTATTTCGTTCCCAAAATTGACGAGTACGAACGTTTAATTACCAACAACCCAATCTTCCGCCGCCGGATTGAAGGCCTGGGTACTATTTCTCGCGAAGAAGCGATTAACTGGGGACTTTCCGGCCCCATGTTGCGCGCTTCCGGCGTTAAGTGGGATTTGCGGAAAGTTGACCATTACGAATGTTACGACGACTTCGACTGGGAAGTTTGTACCGAAGCTGCTGGCGATTGTTTGGCCCGGTATGTGGTGCGGATTCGGGAGATGCGCGAGTCGGTTAAGATTATCTATCAAGCCTTGAAAGGACTCC includes:
- a CDS encoding NAD(P)H-quinone oxidoreductase subunit H — its product is MSRIETRTEPMVLNMGPHHPSMHGVLRLIVTLDGEDVVDCEPVLGYLHRGMEKIAENRTNVMYVPYVSRWDYAEGMFNEAVTVNAPEKLANIAVPRRASYIRVIMLELNRIANHLLWLGPFLADVGAQTPFFYTMRDREMILDLWEAATGYRMVNNNYFRIGGVAADLPYGWVDKCQDYCDYFVPKIDEYERLITNNPIFRRRIEGLGTISREEAINWGLSGPMLRASGVKWDLRKVDHYECYDDFDWEVCTEAAGDCLARYVVRIREMRESVKIIYQALKGLPGGSYENLEAKRLESGPKSEWNGFDYQFIGKKVAPTFKIPKGEHYVRVESGKGELGIYIIGDDTVFPWRWKIRTADFNNLQILPHIVRGVKIADLVAILGSIDIIMGSVDR